The sequence below is a genomic window from Poecile atricapillus isolate bPoeAtr1 chromosome 15, bPoeAtr1.hap1, whole genome shotgun sequence.
AATAGTGTTGGTACTTATGTGTGTTACTAAAATCTACAATTCCATCAAATTCCATTACAGTGCTGGAGTGCTTCCATCATGCTTTGTGATTGATAACAATAAATATCCTTGAGCAATTGTTTGGTTTCAGAGGTATCTCTTGTTTTTTAAAGGCTGTACTCAggtgtaaatatttatttattatttgcacAGAACATTTGAAATATGCTCAAGAAAAAGAAGAGCATTCAGAAAATTCTCGTAATTCcagcagctgtggaaaggaaCACCACATATCAAGCACTCAGAATCTGATTTTCCacagaaataccaaaaaaaagcaCATGCTGCAAGTGAGAGGCAGAGGCACAAATGGACAGTAGAAGGAAGAGCTTTTCTAATGTGGTCCAGCTGAAATCAACACCAGCTTTTGGTATCTATTAACAAAATCCAGCACTGGTACCTGTAAAGTTTTTTGTAACCGAAGAGTTCTTTTGCCCCATCttatttcttcactgtctttccTGGTCCTTGTTTGCTCCTTGAGAGGAAGGAAACAGAAGCTCAGGGAGTGTAAAAGGTCACACACCATGAGAAAAAGGACAGGAGTTCCAGCCTGAGTGAAAATCCAGCTGGAGCTAGGCATCTGGATGGCCAGACTCAGGGAATCTGGAGCCTCTGACACCTCTGTGCTCACACAAGGTTGTgtgaaacaaaggaaagaaagaatggGACCTGGGTGCTTTGTGCTACAGAGACAGCTCAGGTGCAACCAGCCATGGTCCCAGTGAGGCAGCTCCACAGCCAGGAACTGCCCCATGGGACTGGGATTCTGACAGGATTTGTATTAGCCAGGGGCTTAAAGAGATGTTCAAATATTTGGCTTGGGATTTTTGACTTAACCTCTGAAGTATGCAGCTGACTGCCCTGGTTTCAGAGTACCTGAGCATCCTCAGAGCCAGCAAggttgaaattattttcttctcacaggAAGCAAAACTCCCTGTAAGTTCATGATgctattattttcctttttttttttaaagaaacagagTTCTCTTCTGAAACAAGCCAGGGCCATCAGCTTAGGACACATACCTTTGGCACCTCCACCTGCTGTGCTTCATCTTCCTGGCCCAGGGAATTTTTTGAGCTCTCAGAAAAAGCTGCTCCATCCTGTGAGCACAAAAAAGACGATCACTAGGCCTGACCATTTATGCACACAGTGCAATTCTCATTACACAGTTCTGCTCAACGAATTTATTGTAATAAAGTTTTTCAGAATTAGTTAATAGCTGCTATTTCTACCAATGTCTTTCCTTAAGCTTAATTTCTTTCATCAACATCAAGCAAGGACCTTGCTGTAGGATTTATCCTACAGCTGAATCTACACCTATGGGCAGAGTTGAGGCATGGAGCACATGCTTTCTGCTGCCATGAGCCCAGTTTCATCGCTTTTCAACATTAATGAGCCTCATATTCTCTAAAGAATGCACTTTAGCATAAGTGAAGATGGAAGAGATATTGCTTAAGTATTTCCTCAATATGAGACACAAAATGTAAGTTTTATCCTTTATAAAGATTATATTTGTCTCTTCAGTacaatatttcatatttaatattAAGCTCTCGTTTATACTTAGTGATTAAACTGTAATCTATGCTGattaataaacattttaattaatcaTTCATTCATTGTGAGAGTTtatcaaataataaataagaTTTCATCACACAAGCTACTTAATGCTCTCTTGACTTGTTTTAGCATCCTTACCAAACATTAGTAATTTCTTAATATGTTTTAAATGGGACCTTAGCAAAAAGTGGAACCAATAGACACACTTAGGTCTTTAAAACTGAGGAAAACTGCTCACTATAATTTCACCACAGTTCTCATTGGTTTCatttctgtcattctgtgatGTCAACATAAAGGAatcatttctaatttttctctCAGTCTCAGAATAAGCTGGTTCCTGCAGGTAACTTGGCTCTTCTACTGGCAGCATCTCTGTATTAATAGAAAACCAAGGTTGAAGAGGCAATTAGCATGAATCACTGTCCTTAAAAAAAGCCCactgaaaaccaaaaatcaCACCCAAGTTCACAGTCTTTGAGAGGAAAAGCCACAATAAGCAAATAGTGAAGAAACATCATTCCCAACACGAGCATGGAACAAGAACCTCTCAAGGcaggttttccttttctgaaagtTGACCTTTATGGACTCACAGGAGGTGGGTTTGTTAATTAATTTTTGAGGCAGGTTTGGTTCCCAGCAGAGCAAAGGAGTGAAAGTGGATACATCCTTCTCAGAAGATCTAACATGGGACATTTCTTCTTGCCTGATATTAACCACACACATCTTCCAGATACAAGTAGAACTATTTacattaatttggaattttggagaGCAGTTTGATTAAGCTTAGAATAAGaaggaagcttttttttttttaattatatttaaaaaataatccacaAGCAACATTACCCAAATTTGCAGTCTCAGAGATAATTAGAGAAACCAGAGATGAAACCAAAAATATCTCTTTATGCCACAAGGAAGAAAAGACttggatttaatttaatttctaagaaacaaaagaacaatAAAGTAGTAATTTGTGGAATACTGCACACAAACACCTCTTATGTCTATAAAACATTATGCAGAATAGAAAATACTTTCTAACAGCTAATTCTGCAcaacagaattaaaatattacCTGTAGTATCTTGctcttttctcatttccttcatTTCAGACGTCCTCTGTATTCCATTTGCTCTCACCTTAATTCTGTCAGCCTTGAAGCTATTTTCAAAcaactgaaaataattatttttctatgtTGGCTTTCAGAATATCATGTCAGATTATTTGCAAACATCAACACAAAGATATGAATATGAACTGTATGTTAATGACTGCAACCCAGAATTTCAGTATTTGAATTAGGTCACTctgaaaatctgcattttttttttgtttgtttttaagcaaTAGCATTCTGCAGCTCCAACAtgaattccatgaaaaaaacaTCTTAGGAGCAGCTTGGATGATTTTTCTTGAAACCAGCCAGTAAGGAAtgatgaaagaaagaaacatctgCAGTTTTCATCCTCTTAAAGAGCAAGTTGTAATTCTGCAGCTGGACTCTAAGTGGTGAAGCTGCGCTGCTGCAGTGAGCCCTTCCAAATCCATTACAATATTCTAATAATAATGCCTGATGTACttttaaagtaaatataaaCAAAAGATGTCTCAAATTGATTACAAAGAGGAAATATACCAGAAAACAATACAACAAAGGAGAAAGTATAAAAGAAATtgacagaaaagtaaaaagttGACTCTTTTATATAGTATAAGACCACTCAGGTGCCAGTGTGTGAAATGAAACATCAGTTCTCATGTTCCCTTCGTAATGTTTCACTTGTTGGAGTGCAGGAGGTTAAGGCTGTGACCCCACAGGTGATGAAACAATTAGTGGTGAGTGTGCAAACCATCAGGTGTCCAGCTGACCTGTACTGCAGAGCAATGCTCAGTGCACACCTGCAGCCAGCTCCAAGTTTGGATCAAACAGTCTGCAAAACCTGTCTCAGtcagatcccagctctgcaaCAATCCTGGAACCTACACAGTGGCACAGACCCTACAAGGAACTGATCTTTACCTTTTGCAGCTGAGCATGAATCTCAGGCTGTGAAGCATGGGACAGGAGTTTATCCACAGCTCCCCACTCCTTCCACATCATTGCTTTCTTGGTTGGGGGAGCAAGGTCCAGCGTGGTCAGGAGATCTGTGCAGTCATTGAGCTGCTTGTAAATGGTGTGGCAGCTGAGCTCGTTCTCCACATCCACCATCagcttcctctttctttgtttttttttcctctgggtgACAGCTACATAAAGTAAATATTAATAACAAGTCTTAAGGTCTATTACTAAGACattaagcacagaaaaaaagcacagtGAATCAACCTGGCTGCCGACCTTCTGAACAGTGCCTAGATTTGAAAATCAAAGTACAAGTGCAAAGGCCATTCCTTCAAAAGTTTCTATGAAGTTTTCACTCTTTGTACTCTTTAACTGGAAATTCCTTTATGTTTGATGGTGGAAGACAAATTACTCTTCTAATAAAGAACCAGGAGCAGGAAGACTTCATGAGAACACATGCTAGAGCAACAAGACTGAGTAAGCTGTCTTTAATCCATCAGGAAATTAAATGCTCCAGGAACTGCTGATGTACTCAAGAGGTTTCATTTCCTCATAATTAATATCTGTATTTTTCGGTTTAATCATTCAGCAATTTATTCAAGATGTAAACACAAAAGAAAGATACAGATTAGTTATACACCCATAACTTCCTGGATATTATTTGGGCAGGCCAAAAAATTCCAATATTGTAAATACTGCTGTCAACATGAGCTTGTTTATTCATAAACAGCCACCAAGATGATAGGGGACATTTAGATTTCCTCTACAGAGGAAATGTAATACTTTTCACCTTGGATCTTGTTTAAAGTTCACAAACCAATGTCTTCCAAAGGCTTGAAAGTTTTAGGATTGTGATTTTAAATATACAAGTCACCGATGTGTCACTGGCAATTAAAGTTTTTCAGGTGAATCTTCAGTACTACCCCCAAGGCCAACCTTGCAATGCTACCAGAGCTGAAGAGCAACAAAACTTGACTTTGTACATGGAAGAAACTGCAAGCAAAGATTTGGGCAGATAAATAACCTGACACTGGGTTTGTATAATATTTACTGTAAAATAGAACTCTGACAGCAGGAGCAGATGAAATCTAAGGTGGGAATAATCTATATTGCAAGTATTTTCACTACTAAGAAGCAAACCAAACCTAGTTAATGCAAACATTCATTAGAAACTGATCAACTTCTGACCTGTATCGTCAACTGGCTCAAGCAGAAATCCTTCATCCTGGAACAAAAGGGTTGTCTCACTCACTGTATGATTTACGTCCTTTACGGTCGTGTCTGCACAGCTGGACTCAACTGCAAGAAAACCCAAGAaacccaaatttaaaaaaaacaacaaaattacaATATGGACTGATTCCTCAGTCACGTGACAGAGAATGATACCAAACAGAAACAGTGAGAAATAGGAAACTGCGGTTTTGTTTATAATCTCACTTATGTTCCCCAGTTCCTTCTTGTGCTCTGCCCTGCACACTTCCCTTCACTGATCCCAGAATGACCAGGCCATAGCAGAGACAGAAGAAACAATTGGGAGAAAAACTCACACAACAGAAAGTGTTTAGGGGCAAAGGTGTTTAGTTTCAATCCATCTCTGTTCCCAGTTCCAGGCATGTTCATGGCAGTGTGGACATTTCTCTCAACAGAAAAGGAATGAGTAGCACCAGCAATAGATCAAGGAGAGCCACTCTATCCCTTTAAAGCCATTCCAGAATTCTGTTTTAAACTAACACTTTGATGGGGGAGCAAGGATTTAAGATATCAAAATGTCTCAGGAATAGTTATCAAAGCTTAATTTCTTTCATCAACATCAAACCAAAAGAAGATTAACAACACTTTTATGGGCTACTTAAGTGTTATACATTGCAGAAATATGAAGCCAGAAATAGAAGCATGGAATTGTTTCtcttggaaaagaccttttaaGCTCTCACTAGGAAAGTTCACTGCTACAGGACAGCCTTATTTAGGTTTCTTTCCCCTTCAAAAGGGACACCACgctgtgagcagcagggtgGACCAACAGCATATCCAACAGGATGTCACATGAAGGTGTTTCTAAGCAATGTCAAGTTACAGATTTGGAATCCctaaatcaaataaaattatcCTAAAATGGTGGATGAagcagtttaggaaaaaaaaaaaaaaaaaaagctcaaaataaaagaagaaaggaaaaaggcacAAAGTTGCTACAAAAAGCTGAATGTGAGTGATGGGCATTAACACAGGAACAGAGGGCTTATGTGAGATGGAGCAGATGCTGCAAACTCACTGGCTGTGCTGGTCTCTGGCAGATCTTGTGACAAAGGATGTGCTTCCTCCGCATCAAGAATGTCTTTATCTAGGACATTTTCCTCATCCCTCAACAGGATTTCTTAAATACAAAACACATAGTTTTAATCATTCTAAGCCTTAGTAGTCATGAAATAGCCTGATACAGCCTAATGTTAGTCAAGGTTAACACTctgcaaagaaataaagctcAGCTTCTGCAGATGGCCATCAGTGATACGACTGTCTGCAACAGCACACAAAGGAGGGGATTAGTCCCAAGTTTGAGATTTCCACCTTGTGTTTGAAAATGATGGCCTTGACAGTGTTAACAGGTATCAGTCTGTAAGGTTTACATAAATACTCTAAGCCATAATGAAGTAGAAGCtactttgctgcttttgttATTACAACAGTAAGGATAAAAATGCTGCACTATTTCACCtttgaaaatagaaattaaactGTTAAACATTAAGCATAAATTTAATGCCTTTAAttctaaaataatgaaatacagCCTTTAAACCAATTTGACTTGGCAGTGTTTAAGTGATCATAGATTTAGTGACagataggaaaaaaagtatGTATGAAATAAACAGACAACATAGAATTTGTTTTTGACAGCGAGCACTTTGGTGCTGTCTTGACTGTTTTcctgtaagaataaaaatatttggaaaggaACAGATTCTGTTTGCCTGTGGCAAATCCTACCAATCATATCTGCAGCATCGTCCTCATCCCCAAAATGGTCATCCTGGAAGCAGTAAACATCTTCGTGCAGCACAGATTTGTCTCCGCTGGTGCTGGCTGAGTTGGGATCAGCCACCAGACTGTTACTGCTTGTCAGGACACTGCCCTCAAAGAAGCTCTGTCTCCTCAGTGCATCTGCTTCTTCATCTGAGGAAACACACAATTCCTGATCCCTCATCTGCGTGAGTTTTGGAAACCCAGATTTAATAATTCCCTAatttttctagtaatttttaaaagattgcTAGACATCCATACCTCAAATGAAATAAACAATAAACAGTGTTATCTGATTTAGTAAAAGCAGGAAATGTTTGGATTGGTTCTCAGTCTCTGACGCCAGATTATATTGCTTACACAAAATTTTAAACCTCAGACAGCATGATATGCCAATCAGCAAAAGCATGAAACAAATGTGCCTTTAATCACAGCCTTTTCGCACGTGGAAAGGGCTCACATAAAAGTTTCATATAAAACACACTTCCCCTTATGAAATACTTCCAATTTCTCCACTTCTCTCACCAAAGTTTCTATCACAGAGAAGTATACTGCTTTCATAATCCTCTGTAAGTGTGATTtcttcagctctgctctgatTCAAGGTAAAATGTTCAGCAACATCAATGGCcctgatgaaaaaaatattataaaaatataggGTGAACTGAAACCCATTTAGTGTTCAGCTGGAGCGTGAAAACTTGCTTCTAAACAGCTTTCAATCCTGGCATTTTATCACAAACCCCCATATTTCTCCACTCTCTTTTGCCAGTAAACTTAGGCTTTTGTGATTTTGTTCCCATCCAAGGCCTGGTATCTACCAGACCCTTCTCAGAAGGCAACTAATTAGTgaaacatcttttaaatcaaataGCACAACTCTTAGGGCAGGCAGAAAAGGCACCTTTACAGAGTCAGTACGTTGAGGCACTTGATTAAGTGTATTATATTGCAGCTGTACTTACAAAATGATAAACCCTTACTGATGCCATCAAACTGTATTTATGAGGAGGTACAGAGCAACCCTTAGTGGAAACCTCTTGTCCTGGACCTTTGGGGCATCAGAGCCATCAGAAACACAACTTAGCCTCCTGTTTTTTATCAATTTTCTACATTAATGCTGCTTTGTGTCAAAAAAGCCTAAGAAATATGCTGGCTTTTTTCTCAGGAGCCAGGCTGACTATTGCTGATAAAACACCCCAGCCCCAGAGAGCAGTGGAGCAGAAACAAAATGAAGTTACCCACTGGAACAGTGCAACACTGTGTGGTTACTGGCCACATCTTTCAGGATTAATACTAATTTTTATCTCTTCTCTCGAGGTTCCGAAAGCTGTTTGCATCCTTCACTCAGACAATTTAAAATCCTGAAGTCTAAGTTCAAGACATTATTTCATTATGAAGGTCTGTTGATTAAAGGACTAAGGGGAACTACCAAAGCACAACACTGTAGCCTTGTAGAGCTCAGAATTTAGGAGAATTCAGTTATTAAATCAAAACAACACAACGTGAGTCTCAATCAGATAACAGCAAGTATAGCTTTTACTTCTGAAAATACTAAAGGAATGAATAAAAACCAGGGAAGCATTTACTTTACATCTGGTAGTGGTGCTTCAAAATCATGAAATACTTCAGGTAATGTAATGGCCTGATAAGCAGCCTCAGAGTTCTCTTCTGGAAGGTCAAGAAGGCCTGAAATAAACAGACAACATAACAAAATAAGTATCAATAAAGTAAAAGTAGTGTTCTCTCCCAAGTAGGTATAATAAGCCTATAAACCTGTCAGTAGGGGCTGCTACCATTCTAAATCACAGAAAGGTAAAGCCTAGGCACCCAAAAGTGGAATTTCAGTTTCTATGCCCTTAAGATGATGTATTTTTTACAGACAGATACAAAAGAGTCTGCTGCAACAGGACCTGAAATACGTAAGTACTTGTGTTGGTGAACAGCTGCTTTAAGTCCCTGGAAGGTTCTCCCAGCTGATGTTTAGCCCAGTCTTTCACAgcactttgttttcctttcctctgccctGTCTCCACAACACTGTTCTCCAGCATCAAATAATTATGTACTCAGACTCCAGGTACTTGGGAACCAGAGGATCCTGGAAAAATTCATGTGTGGAGGGATTTCTCAAGGTCATCCAACCCAACCTTTTGCTCAGAACAGGGTTAATTTCAAAGTCAGATCACTTTTGtctatttctgtttctgttgaTTTCACAGCATTCCTGAACAGCTTCTTTCAGCATTTTACCATTTCTGCTGAGATTTTTCTCCCCCCTTCTGTTTAGGTAAAGTCTCTGTTGCTGCAGTGGTGACTGTTGTGTGTTCTTGAGCTGTGTGGTGCCCTCCAAGTTGCTATAGGATCTATCCCCAAAATAGCCACAAGCTGTGGCCAGAGGATTTCAgtggatattaagaaaaatttcttcactgaaaaggtttacaagccctggcacaggacagtACTGGTGTCACCATCCCCGAAGGGATTTGAAAGACATGTGGTATTTGGGGACACAGcttagtggtggccttggcagtgctgggtgaacAGTTGGACTGGGttttggagggcttttccagcctaaatggttctgtgattctatagtTCTGTGATCATGTCCTTGAGAATAATGCAGACTAATTATTCACTATTTTGCAAACAGACCAGGTCACAAAGCACATTAAAACTGGCAGTAGACACTGGTGTTAGGCTTTTTTTAGACAACAGTGCCTCCCATTTATTGCCCAAGTATGACAAACACAGAGCCTGTTGGAAAAGGCTCCAGTCATCTcagctcccttctccctgtctACATGGCTAGAGCTCAAAACACACTGTCAGGTCTGGCACTGACACTGTTAGACATGCTGTTGGTGtcatcagaaattaaatttaattatctAGCAAAGGAGGCTGAACTCAAGCATCTTCTTGTAAGCCCACTTAAGATACTGCTTCTGTTAAGGGAATCAAAGACCTGAAATGGCACTAAATTAAGCCAGACTAAACACCAGTGGTAGGTGCTAGTATGTTCAGTTTCCTTTGGGATCAGTAGTGtatatttaacagaaatatctaaaaattaacttttaaaatgaGAGCTGTAAAGTACACAGATGAAAAAATGCTGGGTTTTGTATACACCTGGTCGAAAGGCTGTCTTCATTTTGGTCAGAGCTTCACTGCAGTCTGCCAAGAGGTACTTTGCTTTCCTGTGGTAAATCCGTACCACCCCCAGGAGTAAGTGTCCAGAGGTTCGCAGAGCTATAGCAAACTGTGaggatttaaatttttttaaaaaaaatgttattcagGAGTTAGTAATTTTGGTAAAAACGTTAAAATATTACACAGAAGTAATAGAGTTCTCTATGAAAGACCAACACCTCCACCCCAGGACCCTCCAGGAGATCCCTCCTCATGCCACAACCTACCTTTGGGGAGAGGATTTTTTGTATGGTGACTTCTAAATTGCAGTCAAAGATATGCGCCTTGGTGAGCTTCTTCTCCCAGTGGGCAGCCAGCCAGATTTTGGCCAGCGGCCCCCGCTTGTTGATGAGCAAATGGACATGGTAGAACATGGTGCCTGGCCAAAGGTCTCAGGGCAGCCCTGACAAAATTCCCTGAACTCTTTCCCTTGCAACAGAAGATTGATCCTGGGCCACCAAGTGTGAATAGGGATTTAGTGGAGTCTGAGGGGATGGGGAAACCCAGTCAGGTGCTGTGGGGAAGGGGGAATTTAGTGGGATctgaggggaaggggagacaCAACCAGGCACTGAAGGGGATGAGaggatttatgggatttgaGGGGACAGGGCACCCAAGTAGATATGGAGGGGTGCGAGGATTTAGTGGGATCCAGAAGGGCTGGGATCACCCAGCTGGAAGCTGAGAGAATGAAAGGATTTAGTGGGACCCTCAGAGGGCAGGGGGCTTTGGTGGGATCCTTAGGGGATGGGTCAGGGTGGATTTAGTGAtgcctgaggggacaggaggatCCAGCCAGGCCCTGAGGATTTAGCAGGACCTGAGGGGATGGGGTGACCGACAAgcggaggggacagggggattTAGCGGGATCAGAGATGACAGGGGCCCTGAGCAGTACCAGGAGGGGAGTGTCGGATTTAGCGGGATCCCGAGGGATGGACGGGCActgaggggctctggggaggatgaggagccccGCTGGGCTCTGCGGGGATCGAGGGGG
It includes:
- the RAD21L1 gene encoding double-strand-break repair protein rad21-like protein 1; protein product: MFYHVHLLINKRGPLAKIWLAAHWEKKLTKAHIFDCNLEVTIQKILSPKFAIALRTSGHLLLGVVRIYHRKAKYLLADCSEALTKMKTAFRPGLLDLPEENSEAAYQAITLPEVFHDFEAPLPDVKAIDVAEHFTLNQSRAEEITLTEDYESSILLCDRNFDEEADALRRQSFFEGSVLTSSNSLVADPNSASTSGDKSVLHEDVYCFQDDHFGDEDDAADMIEILLRDEENVLDKDILDAEEAHPLSQDLPETSTAIESSCADTTVKDVNHTVSETTLLFQDEGFLLEPVDDTAVTQRKKKQRKRKLMVDVENELSCHTIYKQLNDCTDLLTTLDLAPPTKKAMMWKEWGAVDKLLSHASQPEIHAQLQKLFENSFKADRIKVRANGIQRTSEMKEMRKEQDTTEMLPVEEPSYLQEPAYSETERKIRNDSFMLTSQNDRNETNENCGEIIDGAAFSESSKNSLGQEDEAQQVEVPKEQTRTRKDSEEIRWGKRTLRLQKTLQQLKRSGVCSFSFRELCQRNNRKEAAATFYLFLVLKKQQVLELQQHEPFADLTATAGPMFNKIR